One bacterium genomic window, CGCGGGCCTCGATCACGTGACACTCCAGCCCGCGGCGGGTGCCCAGGGAGAGTTCCTGGGCATGCGCATGGTGCAGGCCTACCACCGGGCGAACTCCGAACCCCAGCGCACACGGGTCCTGATCCCCGACACAGCTCATGGCACAAATCCCGCGAGCGCGGCGCTAAACGGCATGGAGGTCGTCGAAGTCGAGTGCGACGAGGACGGGGTGCTCCACCCCGAGATGCTCGAACCCCTACTCGACGAACGCCTTTCGGCTCTGATGCTGACCAACCCCAATACCCTGGGATTGTTCGAACCGCACGTCGAGAGACTCTCGGAAATGGTTCACGCGGCGGGTGGACTCGTATACATGGACGGCGCAAACATGAACGCGTTGATGGGTGCGGCCAAGCCGGGCCATATGGGCGTCGACGTGATGCACTTCAATCTGCACAAGACCTTCTCCACGCCGCACGGCGGCGGAGGTCCGGGCTCCGGGCCAGTTGCGGTGCGTGACATCCTCGCACCCTATCTTCCCGTCCCCGTCGTGCGACGTGAGGGCGAGGGAGAGGGAGAGGGGGATCGATACGTACTCGACCGCGACCTCCCGCACACGATCGGTCGCATCCACGGATTCCTCGGCAACGCGGGTATCTGGATCCGTGCCCTCGCCTATATCCGAACACTGGGCGCAGAGGGCCTGGAAGAACTGACCGAGCGCGCGGTACTGAACGCAAACTACCTGCTGAGCGAGCTTCGGCAGGACTACGATGTGCCGCACGATCAGCGGGTCATGCACGAGTGCGTACTGACCGACAAGCGCCAGCACGATCACGGCGTAACGACCGCCGATATTGCCAAGCGTCTGATGGACTACGGTTTTCATCCACCCACGATCTATTTCCCGCTGGTCGTATCGGGCGCCTTGATGATCGAACCGACCGAGACCGAATCACTGGAGACACTCGACGGCTTCGTCTCGGCCATGCGGGCGATTGCCCGCGAGGCGGAAACGTCTCCAGAGAAGGTCACCAACGCACCGCAACGTCCCGTGGTTCGCCGACTCGACGAAGTGCTTGCAGCTCGCAAACCTCGGTTGCGCTGGACGCCGGAGTAATGAGCGGACGCCGCGGAGTCGTTCTCATCGCGATATGGGCCGCGCTGAGCGCCTGCAATATGGCCGCCGTTCGGGAAAACCCGCCGACGGGCGGCGATATGAGCCTCGAGAAGGAAATCGAGCTCACCGCCGAAATCCATACGAAGATTCGCTCGCAGGCCCGATTCATCAGCGACCCGATCGTACTGGATTTTGTCTACGAACTCGCGGAAGAACTCGTTTCCGTCACAGACCCCCAGCCATTCGTCTACCGGTATTCGGTAATCGACGACGACACGCTCAACGCCTTCACGATCGGCGGCGGCTATGTGTACATCAACTCCGAGGTCATCGCGCAGGCCGGTGATATCAGCGAACTGGCGGGCGTTCTCGCTCATGAAATCGCCCACGTGCGCGAACGCCACGTCGCCCGACGATCCGAAGGACAGGGACTCGCAACACTCATCACTCTTGCGAGTGTTGCAGCCGTTGCGCTCGCCGGGGGCGATCCCAGCTTGCTCGCCATCGGCCAGGGCATCAACGTCTCGCTCCAGCTCAAGAACACTCGCAAGCACGAGGCCGAGGCCGATCGCGAAGGCATCGGCTATATGGTGGCGACCGGCTACCACCCGGATGGCATGAGTCGCTTCTTTCAGCGAATCCTGGCGACCTACCCCAGTCGCGACGAGGAAATTCCCGCGTATCTGTATTCCCATCCCGATGTCAAAGAGCGCATCGCCGCGGCACGTGTCGAGATCGATCGCATCGGAGCGCCGCGGAACCTGCAGAGACGCGACGAGCGGTTGCCTGCCATCCAGAGCCGACTCGCGAAGATCTCCACGATCGTTGCGGGGGGTAGCGGTCTACAGGCACGCGCGAAATTCGACCGCAGCCTGACCGATCCGCTCCTTAGAGAAGCTCACCAGGCACGCGAAGCAGAAGATTTCGAGAGCGCGGCGAAGCTGCTCGAACAGGCCAGCTCGCTCAGTCCAGAGGACCCGCGAGTTGCAATCGAACAGGGCCAGGTGCTCGAAGCGCTCAACCGCCTGGAAGAGGCACGCACTGCGCTGGAGCGCGCATTCCGGATCGACCCGAATGTGCCCCTCGTGCAGGAGCGACTTGGCGTCCTGCATCAGCGACTCGGGAATCGCTCTCGTGCGGTGTTCTTCCTGGAACTCGCAGCCGACAGTTTCCGCCCCGGGTCGGCGGCGCGCAGACGCGCGGAGTTCGAAATCAAACGGATCTCCTTCCCTGTTCTCGCGTCGAGCACGCTTGGCGGAGTCTCCGATGTGAAGAAGACGACGCGTGTGATCCGCGGCAACAAACTCGTCTGGTGGGGTGATATCCGAAGGAGTTTCATGGGCCAGAACCCGGCGCTCATCGTTCGCTGGAGGAATCCCGCCGGAGAGATCGCGCGAGAAGAGAACTTGCGCATGAGTCCAGCCGGCCGCGTGTCGTCGAAACTCGACACCCGGAATGCCCCATTGGGAAGCTGGAATATCGAGATACGAGTCGGCACCAGTCTGATTGAAGAACGCGAATTCGAACTGGTCGCCGCCGCGGGCATCTGAGCCGTTCTCTTGGACCGAAAGACCGCGCAGAGCTACGAGGAACGGGCTCCCAAATGGATCGCCGCGCGCTCGCCAAAGCCGATCGCTCTCCGGCGACTCTCGGTCTTCGCGAAGCAGATCAAGAAAGGCGGAACGGTTTGTGATCTGGGATGCGGACCCGGATGGTACGCAGAACGTTTCGCACGACGAGGTTTCCGGACACTCGCCCTCGACTTGAGTAGCGCCATGCTGCAGCGAGTTTCAAAGACGAATATTCAGCCGGTGAAAGCCGATCTGGCCCGATTGCCACTACGCGATGGCTCGCTCGACGGAGCCTGGGCGATCAACACCTATCAACACCTGCCCTTCGCGCAGCTTCCCTGTGCGCTGGCGCAAGTGCATCGCGCTCTGGCACCCGGCGCCGTTTTCGAATTCAGCCTGACCAATCTCGAGCACATTCAGCCCACGACTTGCGATCAGAAACGGGGCTGGCGCGAATCAAATTTCAAGGATCAATACGGCGAAAGGTTGTTCACGGGCCTGAGCGAAACGCTGACGCGACGACTGCTCATCGGCACAGGTTTCGAGCGGGTCACAATCGATTCTCCGGGTGAAGGATTCTGGCTGTGGATCCGCGCTCGCAAGAGCTTCACCCTTCCAGACTACGTCCGCCCCAAACTGAAATTGCTGATCTGTGGACTCAACCCGTCACCGTACGCCGCGAAAACGGGAATTCCCTTTGGCCGTCCCGGTAACCGCTTCT contains:
- a CDS encoding M48 family metalloprotease, translating into MSGRRGVVLIAIWAALSACNMAAVRENPPTGGDMSLEKEIELTAEIHTKIRSQARFISDPIVLDFVYELAEELVSVTDPQPFVYRYSVIDDDTLNAFTIGGGYVYINSEVIAQAGDISELAGVLAHEIAHVRERHVARRSEGQGLATLITLASVAAVALAGGDPSLLAIGQGINVSLQLKNTRKHEAEADREGIGYMVATGYHPDGMSRFFQRILATYPSRDEEIPAYLYSHPDVKERIAAARVEIDRIGAPRNLQRRDERLPAIQSRLAKISTIVAGGSGLQARAKFDRSLTDPLLREAHQAREAEDFESAAKLLEQASSLSPEDPRVAIEQGQVLEALNRLEEARTALERAFRIDPNVPLVQERLGVLHQRLGNRSRAVFFLELAADSFRPGSAARRRAEFEIKRISFPVLASSTLGGVSDVKKTTRVIRGNKLVWWGDIRRSFMGQNPALIVRWRNPAGEIAREENLRMSPAGRVSSKLDTRNAPLGSWNIEIRVGTSLIEEREFELVAAAGI
- a CDS encoding glycine dehydrogenase subunit 2 gives rise to the protein MSTPGRSGLVFEEPLLFERSRPGRKGVSLDDAGVPAIDPIEALGADLVREEIPNFPELSEFDVVRHFTRISQWNYGIDTGFFPLGSCTMKYNPKVNEAMADLPGICDVHPMAPDADVQGFLALAHELENALAEIAGLDHVTLQPAAGAQGEFLGMRMVQAYHRANSEPQRTRVLIPDTAHGTNPASAALNGMEVVEVECDEDGVLHPEMLEPLLDERLSALMLTNPNTLGLFEPHVERLSEMVHAAGGLVYMDGANMNALMGAAKPGHMGVDVMHFNLHKTFSTPHGGGGPGSGPVAVRDILAPYLPVPVVRREGEGEGEGDRYVLDRDLPHTIGRIHGFLGNAGIWIRALAYIRTLGAEGLEELTERAVLNANYLLSELRQDYDVPHDQRVMHECVLTDKRQHDHGVTTADIAKRLMDYGFHPPTIYFPLVVSGALMIEPTETESLETLDGFVSAMRAIAREAETSPEKVTNAPQRPVVRRLDEVLAARKPRLRWTPE
- a CDS encoding methyltransferase domain-containing protein; translated protein: MDRKTAQSYEERAPKWIAARSPKPIALRRLSVFAKQIKKGGTVCDLGCGPGWYAERFARRGFRTLALDLSSAMLQRVSKTNIQPVKADLARLPLRDGSLDGAWAINTYQHLPFAQLPCALAQVHRALAPGAVFEFSLTNLEHIQPTTCDQKRGWRESNFKDQYGERLFTGLSETLTRRLLIGTGFERVTIDSPGEGFWLWIRARKSFTLPDYVRPKLKLLICGLNPSPYAAKTGIPFGRPGNRFWPAALRAKLVERERDPLDALNCGVGFSDLVKRTTRAASELGTEEYEHGLKRLEDLVRLMRPASLCFVGLAGWRAAVERKAQPGWIENGFAGRPAYLMPSTSGLNTHTDTAALARHLRRAARPPAVVR